A stretch of the Aphelocoma coerulescens isolate FSJ_1873_10779 chromosome 22, UR_Acoe_1.0, whole genome shotgun sequence genome encodes the following:
- the PHYHIP gene encoding phytanoyl-CoA hydroxylase-interacting protein, with translation MELLSTPKNIEINNITCDSFRISWAMEKGDLERVTHYFIDLNKKENKNSNKFKHRDVPTKLVAKAVPLPMTVRGHWFLSPRTEYSVAVQTAVKQSDGEYLVSGWSETVEFCTGDYAKEHLAQLQEKAELIAGRMLRFSVFYRNQHKEYFQHVRMHCGNVMKPSLKDNSGSHGSPTSGMLHGIFFSCNTEFNTGQPPQDSPYGRYRFQIPAQRLFNPNTNLYFADFYCMYTAYHYVVLVLAPKGSSGDLFCRERLPQLDISSNKFLTCCVEEGELVYRHAQDSILEVIYTEPVDLSLGVLGEISGHQLMSLSTANAKKDPSCKTCNISVGR, from the exons ATGGAGCTGCTCTCCACCCCCAAAAACATCGAGATCAACAACATCACCTGCGATTCCTTCCGCATCTCCTGGGCTATGGAGAAGGGGGACCTGGAGAGGGTCACCCACTACTTCATCGACCTCAACAAGAAGGAGAACAAGAATTCCAACAAGTTCAAGCACCGG GATGTCCCCACCAAACTGGTGGCCAAGGCGGTGCCGCTGCCCATGACGGTGCGGGGCCACTGGTTCCTGAGCCCCCGCACCGAGTACAGCGTGGCCGTGCAGACGGCGGTCAAACAGAGCGACGGCGAGTACCTGGTGTCCGGCTGGAGCGAGACCGTGGAGTTCTGCACCGGGG ACTACGCCAAggagcacctggcccagctgcaGGAGAAAGCGGAGCTGATCGCCGGCCGCATGCTTCGCTTCTCCGTCTTCTACCGCAACCAGCACAAGGAGTATTTCCAGCACGTCAG GATGCACTGCGGGAACGTGATGAAGCCGTCGCTGAAGGACAACAGCGGGAGCCACGGCTCGCCCACCAGCGGGATGCTGCACGGCATCTTCTTCAGCTGCAACACCGAGTTCAACACCGGGCAGCCCCCCCAGGACTCGCCCTACGGCCGGTACCGCTTCCAAATCCCGGCCCAGCGCCTCTTCAACCCCAACACCAACCTCTACTTCGCGGACTTCTACTGCATGTACACCGCCTACCACTACGTCGTGCTGGTCCTGGCGCCCAAGGGCTCCTCCGGGGATCTCTTCTGCCGGGAGCGCCTTCCCCAGCTGGACATTTCCTCCAACAAGTTCCTGACGTGCTGCGTGGAGGAGGGCGAGCTGGTGTACCGCCACGCCCAGGACAGCATCCTGGAGGTCATTTACACGGAGCCGGTGGACCTGAGCCTCGGCGTGCTGGGGGAAATCAGCGGCCACCAGCTCATGAGCCTCTCCACTGCCAACGCCAAAAAGGACCCCAGCTGCAAGACGTGCAACATCAGCGTGGGGCGTTAA